Proteins from one Flavobacteriales bacterium genomic window:
- the thrC gene encoding threonine synthase, with the protein MKYYSTNGGVKPTSLKEAVLKGLADDKGLYMPETIVQLPASFFENLGSMSLQDIAFEVSKLYVDGDIPDNELRALTDEVMSFDIPVVNVEKNLNTLELFHGPTLAFKDIGARFTSRLMGHFLKGDNRKIRILVATSGDTGGAVASGFFNVPNISVTILYPRGKVSDIQEKQLTTMGGNIEAVEIEGTFDDCQRLVKEAFLDKEVTAKMNLSSSNSINIARLIPQSFYYYYAIGQLTKEQREKGVVFSICSGNFGHITAGILAKRTGLNIDQLVAATNINDIVPEYLDTKVYTARPSTETISNAMDVGDPSNFKRMMDMYDNSHEEISKDITGCRYTDDQTREVMRDVYKRTSYVLDPHGAIGYMGLRDYLGDTDKTGIFFETAHPAKFLDVVEETLDTKIEIPQPLLDCIDKEKVSTVLSKDYADFKTYLLG; encoded by the coding sequence ATGAAGTATTATAGTACAAACGGAGGAGTAAAACCAACAAGTTTAAAAGAGGCAGTTCTTAAAGGATTAGCGGACGACAAAGGGCTCTATATGCCTGAAACGATTGTTCAATTGCCAGCGTCTTTCTTCGAAAACCTCGGTTCAATGTCTTTGCAGGATATCGCTTTTGAAGTATCCAAATTGTATGTTGATGGGGATATTCCTGATAATGAGTTAAGAGCTTTAACAGATGAAGTGATGTCTTTTGACATACCCGTTGTTAATGTAGAAAAGAACCTAAATACTCTTGAATTATTCCATGGACCAACGTTAGCTTTTAAAGATATTGGTGCAAGATTTACTTCAAGATTAATGGGGCACTTCTTAAAAGGAGATAATCGGAAAATTAGAATTTTAGTGGCTACATCTGGTGATACCGGTGGGGCAGTGGCTAGTGGTTTCTTTAACGTGCCTAACATTAGTGTTACAATTTTATATCCTAGAGGAAAGGTTAGCGATATTCAAGAAAAACAATTAACCACAATGGGTGGTAATATTGAGGCTGTTGAAATCGAAGGAACATTTGATGATTGTCAAAGACTAGTAAAGGAAGCTTTTTTAGATAAAGAGGTTACAGCTAAAATGAATTTGTCATCTTCTAATTCAATTAATATTGCTCGTCTTATCCCTCAGTCGTTTTACTATTATTATGCTATTGGTCAGTTGACTAAAGAGCAAAGAGAAAAAGGTGTAGTCTTTTCAATTTGTAGTGGGAACTTCGGACACATTACAGCCGGTATTTTAGCTAAACGAACAGGATTAAATATTGATCAGTTAGTTGCAGCCACTAATATTAACGATATAGTTCCAGAATATTTAGATACAAAAGTATATACAGCGAGACCTTCTACAGAAACGATATCCAATGCTATGGATGTAGGCGATCCTAGTAATTTCAAGCGAATGATGGACATGTATGATAACTCGCATGAAGAAATATCTAAGGATATCACTGGATGTAGATATACGGATGATCAAACGCGTGAAGTGATGAGAGATGTTTATAAAAGAACATCTTACGTGTTAGACCCTCATGGTGCTATTGGATATATGGGATTGCGAGATTATTTAGGTGACACAGATAAAACAGGGATCTTTTTTGAAACTGCTCATCCAGCTAAGTTTTTAGACGTAGTGGAAGAAACACTAGATACGAAAATCGAAATTCCACAGCCTTTGTTAGACTGTATCGATAAAGAAAAAGTTTCTACTGTTTTGTCAAAAGACTACGCTGACTTTAAAACTTATTTATTAGGCTAA
- a CDS encoding MBOAT family protein: protein MIFNSLTFFIFLPLVLALYILLRKNRIAQNILLLASSYFFYGWWDYRFLGLIAFSTVIDYYCGLKINESSERKVKKTYLYISIFTNLGLLWIFKYFNFFADSFSTLANNIGLETSPFFLDVILPVGISFYTFQTLSYSIDIYRGKLNPTKDFISFASFVSFFPQLVAGPIERASHLLPQFTSNRETNFQNIKLGLQFFIWGLFKKVVVADNLAEYVNIVFENQETFGGINNLLATFFFAFQIYCDFSGYSSMAIGLAKMFGFNLNKNFNTPYFSTSLKEFWQRWHISLSSWFRDYVYIILGGNKVSKGRYYLNILITFIVSGIWHGANWTFIIWGSIHGLFYLLENIWNKDKIHDTFFKKIIGLITTFSITSLAWVFFRSNSFSEAISFISNIPSMTYSHAIKPYNLIIELTMIGLLIILDYAKNNNTLRTIYNQSLLSKWSFYLLLVSLIILFGNTRSEEFIYFQF from the coding sequence ATGATTTTTAACAGTTTAACATTCTTCATATTTCTCCCTTTAGTTCTTGCCTTATATATTCTTCTAAGGAAAAACAGAATTGCTCAAAATATTTTACTTCTTGCTAGTAGTTATTTTTTCTATGGATGGTGGGACTATAGATTTTTAGGCCTTATTGCCTTTAGCACCGTTATTGACTACTACTGTGGACTTAAAATCAATGAATCTTCCGAAAGGAAAGTCAAAAAGACTTACTTATATATCAGCATATTTACAAACCTTGGACTTTTATGGATATTCAAATACTTTAATTTCTTTGCGGACTCATTCTCGACCTTAGCCAATAATATTGGCCTAGAAACTAGCCCGTTTTTTCTTGACGTGATCCTACCAGTAGGAATCAGTTTTTATACTTTTCAAACATTAAGCTACTCTATAGATATCTATAGAGGAAAATTAAATCCGACCAAAGACTTTATCTCTTTCGCTTCATTCGTTAGCTTTTTCCCTCAATTAGTAGCAGGACCAATAGAACGAGCATCTCACCTCCTACCCCAATTTACATCCAATCGAGAAACAAACTTCCAAAATATTAAACTAGGTCTACAATTTTTCATATGGGGACTATTTAAGAAAGTAGTTGTAGCGGATAACTTAGCGGAGTACGTTAACATTGTTTTTGAAAACCAAGAAACATTTGGAGGAATTAACAACCTCTTAGCTACTTTCTTCTTTGCTTTTCAAATCTATTGCGATTTCTCTGGTTACTCCAGCATGGCTATTGGGCTTGCAAAAATGTTTGGTTTCAACCTAAATAAAAATTTCAATACACCATATTTTTCAACTTCATTGAAAGAGTTTTGGCAACGATGGCACATCTCTTTATCCTCTTGGTTTAGAGATTACGTTTACATTATACTTGGAGGAAACAAAGTAAGTAAAGGACGATATTATCTAAACATCCTAATAACATTTATAGTTTCGGGCATTTGGCATGGAGCAAATTGGACATTTATTATATGGGGAAGCATTCATGGTCTATTTTATCTTTTGGAAAATATTTGGAATAAAGACAAAATACATGATACGTTTTTCAAAAAAATAATTGGCCTAATAACTACCTTCTCAATTACAAGTCTAGCCTGGGTGTTTTTTAGGTCAAATTCATTCTCTGAGGCAATCTCATTCATCTCTAATATCCCTAGTATGACTTATTCTCATGCCATTAAGCCATATAACTTAATTATTGAATTAACTATGATTGGCTTATTGATAATACTTGATTATGCGAAAAACAACAATACTTTAAGAACCATATATAATCAAAGCCTCCTTAGTAAATGGAGCTTTTACTTACTCCTAGTGTCATTGATTATTCTATTTGGGAATACTCGAAGTGAAGAATTTATATATTTCCAGTTCTAA
- a CDS encoding ribulose-phosphate 3-epimerase, with translation MSHLIAPSVLAADFGNLERDCKMINESKADWFHIDVMDGRFVPNISFGMPVISTISKIATKTMDVHLMIVEPDNYIKDFKKCGADILTVHYEVCDHLHRVLQAIKQEDMQAGVALNPHTPVSLLKDVIKDIDLVCLMSVNPGFGGQSFIEHTYAKIKELKQIIIATNSNCKIEIDGGVNADNAPKLIEAGADVLVAGSFVFNSSNPTETISNLKSIN, from the coding sequence ATGAGCCATTTAATTGCACCTTCTGTTTTAGCAGCAGACTTCGGAAATCTCGAAAGAGATTGCAAAATGATTAATGAAAGTAAAGCCGATTGGTTCCACATTGATGTGATGGACGGAAGATTTGTTCCTAATATATCTTTTGGAATGCCTGTCATCAGTACTATTAGTAAAATAGCTACCAAAACTATGGATGTCCATTTGATGATAGTAGAACCAGACAACTACATCAAGGATTTTAAAAAATGTGGTGCAGATATTCTAACCGTACATTATGAAGTTTGTGACCATCTACATCGAGTACTTCAAGCTATTAAGCAAGAAGATATGCAAGCTGGAGTGGCGTTAAACCCTCACACTCCCGTTTCTTTATTAAAGGATGTAATTAAGGATATTGATTTAGTCTGCCTGATGTCTGTTAATCCAGGTTTTGGAGGACAAAGCTTTATAGAACATACATACGCCAAAATTAAAGAGCTGAAGCAAATTATTATTGCGACTAACTCTAATTGCAAAATTGAAATAGATGGAGGCGTTAATGCTGACAATGCCCCTAAACTGATTGAAGCTGGTGCAGATGTTCTTGTAGCAGGGAGTTTTGTATTTAATTCATCCAACCCTACCGAAACCATCAGTAACCTAAAAAGCATCAACTAA
- a CDS encoding homoserine kinase, whose translation MNESVKVYVPATIANVASGFDVLGMAIDKPGDIVSVRKTNDSKITIVNSLEGIELPLNPLENTAGVSLMSYLKTIDSDQGFEIDIVEKINPGGGMGSSAASAVASVFAANELMGNPLTAEELLPSALEGEQIASKAIHNDNVGPALLGGIVLTTSYQPLRVIKITPPEDLHCVVVYPHMKLNTADSRRVLPANYSMHDSTQQAANLAGLIAGLINSDYDLISRCLVDVLAEPYRRSLIPQFDEVKSAALTNGALGCSISGAGPSVFALTNDLDIANKVMSAMRVGFEKGGLQTDGYVSKVNASGPKILD comes from the coding sequence TTGAACGAGAGTGTAAAAGTATACGTACCAGCTACCATTGCCAATGTAGCCTCAGGGTTCGATGTGTTAGGAATGGCTATCGATAAGCCAGGTGACATTGTTTCTGTTCGCAAAACGAACGATTCCAAAATTACTATTGTAAACTCTTTAGAAGGAATAGAATTGCCTCTTAATCCATTGGAGAACACTGCAGGTGTTTCATTAATGAGCTATTTAAAAACTATTGATTCTGATCAAGGTTTTGAAATTGATATTGTTGAGAAAATCAATCCAGGTGGCGGTATGGGATCTAGTGCTGCAAGTGCAGTTGCAAGTGTTTTTGCAGCTAATGAATTAATGGGAAACCCGTTAACGGCTGAAGAGTTATTGCCATCAGCGCTTGAGGGTGAGCAAATAGCTTCTAAAGCTATTCATAACGATAATGTTGGTCCAGCACTATTAGGAGGTATTGTTCTTACTACGAGTTATCAGCCATTACGAGTTATTAAAATTACTCCTCCTGAAGATTTACATTGTGTAGTTGTATATCCCCATATGAAATTGAATACTGCTGATTCTAGAAGAGTATTGCCAGCAAATTATTCAATGCATGATTCTACTCAACAAGCAGCAAATTTAGCAGGCTTAATTGCTGGCCTTATTAATTCTGATTATGACCTTATAAGCCGGTGCCTAGTCGATGTTTTAGCTGAACCTTATCGGAGGTCTCTCATTCCTCAATTTGATGAAGTTAAGTCAGCGGCATTAACTAATGGAGCGTTAGGTTGCAGTATCTCAGGTGCTGGTCCTTCAGTATTTGCTTTAACTAACGACTTGGATATTGCTAATAAAGTGATGAGTGCAATGAGAGTCGGATTTGAAAAAGGAGGCTTACAAACGGATGGTTATGTTTCCAAAGTGAATGCAAGCGGACCTAAAATATTAGATTAA
- a CDS encoding class I SAM-dependent methyltransferase, which produces MSEELNPDNKLSPQELAKHLRHPEGETGKAVGIQMNKGNKHICLNSYKILNAQDGERILEIGMGNGYFISDLFQMADNIKYIGLDFSPTMIEEAKNINQKLIDSGKVDFIESSIATLPFDDDSIDAIITTNTLYFWPKPSENIKELLRILKPGGRILIGYRSKSFMDKIELANYGFTKYEQKDVESLLSSSGCSYSETTTLDEPELKFDGEPMKMTGFYTVGIK; this is translated from the coding sequence GTGTCTGAAGAACTAAACCCTGACAATAAGCTTTCTCCTCAAGAGCTTGCGAAGCATTTAAGGCACCCAGAAGGAGAAACGGGAAAAGCGGTAGGAATTCAGATGAATAAGGGAAATAAACACATTTGTCTTAATTCATATAAAATTCTAAATGCCCAAGATGGAGAACGGATTCTTGAAATAGGAATGGGAAACGGTTATTTCATTTCTGATTTATTCCAAATGGCCGACAATATAAAATATATTGGTTTAGATTTCTCCCCTACAATGATTGAAGAAGCAAAAAATATTAATCAAAAATTAATTGATTCCGGAAAAGTTGATTTCATAGAATCTTCAATAGCAACGCTTCCATTTGATGACGATTCAATTGATGCCATTATTACAACCAACACTCTATATTTTTGGCCTAAGCCAAGTGAAAATATTAAGGAACTGCTACGTATTTTAAAGCCAGGTGGGAGAATCCTAATAGGATATCGTTCAAAAAGCTTTATGGATAAAATCGAACTAGCTAATTATGGTTTTACCAAATATGAACAAAAGGACGTAGAGTCACTATTAAGCTCTTCTGGTTGTAGTTATTCAGAAACTACAACGTTAGATGAACCTGAATTGAAATTTGATGGTGAACCTATGAAAATGACAGGATTCTATACAGTTGGAATAAAATAA
- a CDS encoding sigma-70 family RNA polymerase sigma factor, whose protein sequence is MRQLKITKQITNRETASLDKYLQEIGRVDLITAEEEVKLAVRIKKGDHAALEKLTKANLRFVVSVAKQYQNQGLSLPDLINEGNLGLIKAAQRFDETRGFKFISYAVWWIRQSILQALAEQSRIVRLPLNKIGSINKIGKAFSYLEQQFEREPTPSEIAEKLELSETDIKESMKNAGRHVSMDAPLSNDDSSSSNMYEVMPSADSPNPEGGLINDSLRTEIERALGTLTPREADVVRLYFGLNGEHSMTLEEIGEKFDLTRERVRQIKEKAIRRLKHVSRNKILKTYLG, encoded by the coding sequence ATGAGACAGCTAAAAATAACCAAGCAGATTACGAATAGAGAGACGGCCTCTCTTGACAAATACCTACAAGAAATAGGTAGAGTTGATTTGATTACTGCTGAAGAGGAAGTAAAGCTTGCGGTAAGAATTAAAAAAGGTGATCATGCTGCTTTAGAGAAACTTACTAAAGCTAATCTTAGGTTTGTAGTTTCTGTAGCTAAGCAATATCAAAATCAAGGCTTAAGTCTTCCTGATTTAATTAACGAAGGTAATCTTGGTTTAATTAAAGCGGCTCAACGATTCGATGAAACAAGAGGATTTAAATTCATTTCATACGCTGTATGGTGGATTCGTCAGTCTATTCTTCAAGCTTTAGCTGAACAAAGTAGAATTGTTCGTTTACCATTGAATAAAATTGGTTCTATCAATAAAATTGGTAAAGCATTCTCATATTTAGAGCAACAATTCGAAAGAGAACCTACTCCTAGTGAGATTGCTGAGAAATTAGAATTAAGCGAAACAGACATTAAAGAGTCCATGAAAAATGCTGGACGTCACGTATCAATGGATGCTCCATTATCAAATGACGATTCTAGTAGTTCTAACATGTACGAAGTAATGCCTAGTGCGGATAGTCCAAACCCTGAAGGCGGTTTAATTAATGATTCTTTAAGAACTGAAATCGAACGAGCATTAGGAACTCTTACACCTCGAGAGGCTGATGTTGTTAGATTATACTTCGGATTAAATGGAGAACACTCTATGACTCTGGAAGAAATTGGTGAGAAATTTGATTTAACTAGAGAAAGAGTTAGGCAAATTAAAGAGAAAGCCATAAGACGTCTGAAACACGTTTCTAGAAACAAAATTTTAAAAACCTATTTAGGTTAA